One Nostocoides sp. HKS02 genomic window carries:
- a CDS encoding cystathionine beta-synthase, with product MKYAEHITDLVGNTPLVKLTSVTEGVAATILAKVEYLNPGGSVKDRIALKMVEAAEESGELKPGGTIVEPTSGNTGVGLALVAQRKGYHCVFVCPDKVSQDKRDVLKAYGAEVVVCPTAVAPDHPDSYYSVSDRLVREIEGAWKPNQYANQNGPASHYETTGPEIWNDTDGRVTHFVAGVGTGGTITGTGRYLRDASQDRDGGRVTIIGADPEGSVYSGGTGRPYLVEGVGEDFWPTAYDPAVVDEVIAVSDADSFEMTRRLAKEEGLLVGGSCGMAVVAALRAAEDLPADAVVVVLLPDSGRGYMSKIFNDEWMSSYGFMRTVDQTTVGEVLHQKAGDLPALVHTHPTETVRDAIEILHEYSVSQMPVVKAEPPVMAGEVAGSVSERALLEALFNGSAHLTDSVEKHMEPSLPLVGAGEPVSAARIELEKHDAIMVVEDGKPVGVLTRADLLIALVS from the coding sequence GTGAAGTATGCAGAGCACATCACCGACCTCGTCGGGAACACGCCCCTCGTCAAGCTCACCTCGGTCACCGAGGGGGTTGCCGCGACGATCCTCGCCAAGGTCGAGTACCTCAACCCCGGCGGCTCCGTGAAGGACCGGATCGCGCTCAAGATGGTCGAGGCGGCCGAGGAGTCCGGTGAGCTCAAGCCCGGCGGAACGATCGTCGAGCCCACCTCGGGCAACACCGGGGTCGGCCTGGCCCTGGTGGCCCAGCGCAAGGGTTACCACTGCGTCTTCGTGTGCCCCGACAAGGTGAGCCAGGACAAGCGCGATGTGTTGAAGGCGTACGGTGCCGAGGTCGTGGTCTGCCCGACCGCCGTCGCGCCCGACCACCCGGACTCCTACTACTCGGTCTCCGACCGGCTGGTCCGTGAGATCGAGGGCGCCTGGAAGCCCAACCAGTACGCCAACCAGAACGGCCCGGCCTCGCACTACGAGACCACGGGTCCGGAGATCTGGAACGACACCGACGGCCGGGTGACGCACTTCGTCGCCGGCGTCGGCACCGGTGGCACCATCACCGGCACCGGCCGCTACCTGCGCGACGCCTCGCAGGACCGCGACGGCGGGCGCGTGACCATCATCGGTGCGGACCCTGAGGGTTCGGTCTACTCAGGTGGCACCGGCCGGCCCTACCTCGTCGAGGGCGTGGGCGAGGACTTCTGGCCGACCGCGTACGACCCGGCCGTGGTCGACGAGGTGATCGCCGTGAGCGACGCCGACTCGTTCGAGATGACGCGTCGCCTCGCCAAGGAGGAAGGGCTGCTCGTCGGCGGTTCGTGCGGCATGGCCGTTGTCGCCGCCCTGCGCGCCGCCGAGGACCTGCCGGCCGACGCGGTCGTCGTCGTGCTGCTGCCCGACAGCGGCCGTGGCTACATGTCCAAGATCTTCAACGACGAGTGGATGAGCTCCTACGGCTTCATGCGCACCGTCGACCAGACGACCGTCGGCGAGGTGCTCCACCAGAAGGCCGGCGACCTGCCGGCGCTGGTGCACACCCACCCGACCGAGACCGTCCGCGACGCCATCGAGATCCTCCACGAGTACTCGGTGTCGCAGATGCCCGTGGTCAAGGCCGAGCCGCCGGTGATGGCCGGCGAGGTGGCGGGCTCGGTCAGTGAGCGCGCCCTGCTCGAGGCGCTCTTCAACGGCAGCGCCCACCTCACCGACTCCGTCGAGAAGCACATGGAGCCGTCGCTGCCGCTCGTGGGCGCCGGCGAGCCGGTGAGCGCAGCGCGTATCGAGCTCGAGAAGCACGACGCGATCATGGTCGTCGAGGACGGCAAGCCGGTCGGTGTGCTGACCCGCGCGGACCTGCTCATCGCCCTGGTCAGCTGA
- a CDS encoding lamin tail domain-containing protein: MSRLRRAAAVLCLMGLTVGVGAVAAPGSADATTPAVKISFVRYDSPGPDTGTNASLNSEYVVIKNTTTTARSLTGWTLRDRTGYTYRFPTFTLRAGATVAVRTGKGTATATNRYYNHSWYIWNNTGDTAYLRNSAGTLVHSCAWTSVGVGYRYC; encoded by the coding sequence ATGTCCCGCCTTCGCCGTGCCGCAGCAGTACTCTGCCTGATGGGCTTGACCGTCGGGGTCGGCGCCGTGGCGGCCCCGGGATCGGCCGACGCCACCACGCCGGCGGTGAAGATCTCGTTCGTCCGGTACGACTCACCAGGGCCCGACACCGGGACGAACGCCAGCCTCAACTCCGAGTACGTCGTCATCAAGAACACGACGACCACCGCGAGGTCACTGACCGGCTGGACCCTCAGGGACCGCACCGGCTACACCTACCGGTTCCCGACCTTCACGTTGCGTGCCGGTGCAACGGTCGCGGTGCGGACCGGCAAGGGCACGGCGACGGCCACCAACCGCTACTACAACCACTCCTGGTACATCTGGAACAACACGGGCGACACGGCATACTTGCGCAACTCCGCGGGGACGCTCGTCCACTCGTGCGCCTGGACGTCCGTCGGCGTCGGGTACCGCTACTGCTGA
- the msrA gene encoding peptide-methionine (S)-S-oxide reductase MsrA produces the protein MPTADTALRGREVRPFQIARDHAVLHTPVEGPWPDGTEVLYIAMGCFWGAERIFWRLPGVVTTAAGYMGGLTPNPTYEETCTGQTGHAETVLVAYDPEETTPELLLKEFWENHDPTQGNRQGNDVGTAYRSAIYWTTPEQERAAHATRDAFQKVLTDNGFGTITTELRSAQDAGTFYYAEDYHQQYLFKNPGGYCNHGPNGMTCPVGIVKQDQLPSQQSVLSPQATTD, from the coding sequence ATGCCCACCGCGGACACCGCCCTGCGGGGCCGCGAGGTCCGCCCCTTCCAGATCGCCCGGGACCACGCCGTCCTGCACACCCCGGTGGAGGGGCCGTGGCCCGACGGCACGGAAGTCCTCTACATCGCGATGGGGTGCTTCTGGGGAGCCGAGCGGATCTTCTGGCGGCTCCCGGGAGTCGTCACCACGGCCGCCGGCTACATGGGTGGCCTCACCCCGAACCCGACGTACGAGGAGACCTGCACGGGTCAGACCGGCCACGCCGAGACCGTCCTCGTCGCGTACGACCCCGAGGAGACCACCCCTGAGCTGTTGCTCAAGGAGTTCTGGGAGAACCACGACCCCACCCAGGGCAACCGACAGGGCAACGACGTCGGCACGGCATACCGGTCGGCCATCTACTGGACCACCCCGGAGCAGGAGCGGGCGGCCCACGCGACTCGGGACGCGTTCCAGAAGGTGCTCACGGACAACGGCTTCGGCACGATCACGACCGAGCTGCGGTCAGCGCAGGACGCCGGGACCTTCTACTACGCCGAGGACTACCACCAGCAGTACCTGTTCAAGAACCCTGGCGGGTACTGCAACCACGGGCCGAACGGCATGACCTGCCCCGTGGGGATCGTCAAGCAGGACCAGCTGCCCTCGCAGCAGAGCGTGCTGTCACCGCAGGCCACGACAGACTGA
- a CDS encoding glutamate mutase L, translated as MALLLCVDFGSTFTKAVLVDSSGAVVATAATRTTIDTDVLDGYHALCRELEPHGEVEEVLACSSAGGGLRLAVVGYERDVTAQAGHRVGLSAGARVVHVACGPMSGPDVAALRASEPDLVLLVGGTDGGNAEVLLHNATRLAKARIGAPVVVAGNVEARPKVTAVLRSTGRHVSMADNVLPAIGVIAPESARTAIRHAFLDHVIGGKGLSRGPRFAAMVQAPTPDAVLGGVEVLADLIDADVMVVDIGGATTDVYSALRPQGEDAGFAKDVVAPLWQARTVEADLGMRWNAEGVVEAAGREHLQVPDGLEAYAAHVAARPGHLPLDAGEHAFDLALARTAALVAVRRHARPPAQGSGPRPLADVRLVIGSGGVLRHASPQERDTVLGAVTTDHAGGWKVPRDAVTVTDAAYLVFAVGLLREAHPEASRNLAAHLVAAVAGEIAGEVPEEVSGSEPGPLSVGGRSVAP; from the coding sequence GTGGCGCTGCTGCTCTGCGTCGACTTCGGGTCGACGTTCACCAAGGCCGTGCTCGTGGACTCCTCCGGCGCGGTGGTCGCGACCGCGGCGACCCGCACGACCATCGACACCGACGTCCTCGACGGCTACCACGCGCTGTGCCGCGAGCTCGAGCCTCATGGCGAGGTCGAGGAGGTACTCGCCTGCTCCAGCGCCGGCGGCGGACTGCGCCTCGCCGTGGTCGGCTACGAGCGCGACGTCACGGCTCAGGCCGGCCACCGCGTCGGGCTGAGCGCCGGTGCGCGCGTCGTCCACGTGGCCTGCGGGCCGATGTCCGGGCCCGACGTCGCGGCGCTGCGGGCGAGCGAGCCCGATCTCGTCCTGTTGGTCGGCGGCACCGATGGCGGTAACGCGGAGGTGTTGCTGCACAACGCGACTCGCCTGGCGAAGGCTCGGATCGGAGCGCCGGTGGTGGTCGCCGGCAACGTCGAAGCCCGTCCGAAGGTGACCGCCGTGCTTCGATCGACGGGGCGCCACGTCAGCATGGCCGACAACGTGCTGCCCGCCATCGGCGTCATCGCGCCGGAGTCCGCACGCACCGCGATCCGCCACGCCTTCCTCGATCACGTCATCGGCGGCAAGGGGCTGTCCCGCGGCCCGCGGTTCGCGGCGATGGTGCAGGCCCCCACGCCGGATGCCGTCCTCGGCGGCGTCGAAGTGCTGGCCGACCTCATCGACGCCGACGTCATGGTGGTCGACATCGGTGGTGCGACGACCGACGTCTACTCCGCGCTGCGACCGCAGGGCGAGGACGCCGGGTTCGCCAAGGACGTCGTGGCGCCGCTGTGGCAGGCGCGCACGGTCGAGGCCGACCTCGGCATGCGGTGGAACGCCGAGGGCGTCGTCGAGGCGGCTGGGCGTGAGCACCTCCAGGTTCCCGACGGGCTCGAGGCGTATGCCGCGCACGTCGCGGCGCGCCCCGGCCACCTCCCGCTCGACGCGGGTGAGCACGCGTTCGACCTCGCCCTCGCGCGGACGGCGGCGCTCGTCGCGGTCCGCCGCCATGCGCGTCCCCCAGCACAGGGATCCGGGCCCCGCCCGCTCGCGGACGTGCGGCTCGTCATCGGGTCCGGAGGCGTGCTGCGGCACGCATCGCCGCAGGAGCGAGACACCGTGCTCGGCGCAGTGACCACCGACCACGCAGGCGGCTGGAAGGTCCCCCGCGACGCGGTGACGGTCACCGATGCCGCCTACCTGGTCTTCGCGGTCGGGCTGCTCCGCGAGGCCCACCCCGAGGCCTCGCGGAACCTGGCCGCGCACCTCGTCGCGGCGGTCGCGGGGGAGATCGCGGGGGAGGTCCCGGAGGAGGTCTCGGGGAGCGAGCCGGGCCCGTTGTCGGTGGGTGGTCGTAGCGTCGCCCCATGA
- a CDS encoding VOC family protein, producing the protein MTQTSRTQTPTLRPVLDLVVLDCPDPRALGAFYAQILGWSVEDESSDDWVTLVPSGSEGEPGRRPGLISLAFQQVVGYQPPTWPEGPRPQHFHLDFTVPDIDAAEPAVLAAGATVHEHQPSETGSFRVYLDPAGHPFCLCRG; encoded by the coding sequence ATGACGCAGACTTCCCGGACGCAGACGCCGACGCTCCGCCCGGTGCTGGACCTCGTGGTCCTCGACTGCCCCGACCCGCGGGCGCTCGGCGCCTTCTACGCCCAGATCCTCGGCTGGTCGGTCGAGGACGAGTCGTCCGACGACTGGGTGACCTTGGTTCCGTCCGGGAGCGAGGGTGAGCCAGGCCGGCGTCCGGGCCTGATCAGCCTGGCGTTCCAGCAGGTCGTGGGCTACCAGCCACCGACCTGGCCGGAGGGGCCACGCCCGCAGCACTTCCACCTCGACTTCACCGTCCCCGACATCGACGCTGCCGAGCCCGCCGTGCTCGCCGCGGGTGCGACGGTGCACGAGCACCAGCCGTCCGAGACCGGCAGCTTCCGGGTCTACCTCGACCCGGCTGGGCATCCGTTCTGTCTGTGCCGCGGGTGA
- a CDS encoding ATP-binding cassette domain-containing protein, whose product MAIEAEHLVKTFGDQRAVDDVSFSVPQGTVLGMLGPNGAGKTTTVRMMTTLARPTSGTARVAGHDVLTDPDAVRRSMGLTGQAATVDELLTGRENLRLIGSLYGLSRSYVKQASEDLLERFSLTEAGSRVVKTYSGGMRRRLDLAVSLIATPPVLFLDEPTTGLDPRSRVELWEVLRGLVSDGTTLLLTTQYLEEADQLADRIVVIDKGRVIAEGTALELKDRSGKAAIVLTVSKAEDLEAAEGLLRTHVSEVHVDAGARQLTAPADGLRDMTRIAAVFEGSQIQLDDLGLKRPSLDDVFLNLTGHRAEQAEGSELQEKAS is encoded by the coding sequence ATGGCGATCGAGGCGGAGCACCTCGTCAAGACCTTCGGGGACCAGCGGGCCGTCGACGACGTGAGCTTCTCGGTGCCCCAGGGCACCGTGCTCGGGATGCTCGGTCCCAACGGCGCCGGCAAGACGACAACCGTGCGCATGATGACCACCCTCGCCAGGCCGACCAGTGGTACGGCCCGCGTGGCGGGGCACGACGTGCTGACCGACCCCGATGCCGTGCGACGGTCGATGGGGCTCACCGGTCAGGCGGCCACCGTCGACGAGCTGCTCACCGGTCGCGAGAACCTGCGGCTGATCGGCTCGCTCTACGGACTGTCCCGCTCCTACGTCAAGCAGGCCAGTGAGGACCTGCTCGAGCGCTTCTCGCTGACCGAGGCCGGCAGTCGCGTGGTCAAGACCTACTCCGGCGGCATGCGGCGGCGCCTCGACCTCGCGGTCAGTCTCATCGCCACCCCGCCGGTACTGTTCCTCGACGAGCCGACCACCGGGCTCGACCCACGCAGTCGCGTCGAGCTCTGGGAGGTCCTGCGCGGCCTGGTGAGCGACGGCACCACCCTGCTGCTGACGACCCAGTACCTCGAGGAGGCCGACCAGCTCGCCGACCGGATCGTCGTGATCGACAAGGGCCGCGTCATCGCCGAGGGCACGGCGCTCGAGCTCAAGGACCGCAGTGGCAAGGCCGCGATCGTCCTCACGGTGTCCAAGGCCGAGGACCTCGAGGCGGCCGAGGGGCTGCTGCGCACCCACGTCAGCGAGGTGCACGTCGACGCTGGCGCCCGCCAGCTGACTGCCCCGGCCGACGGGCTGCGCGACATGACCCGCATCGCTGCCGTGTTCGAGGGCAGCCAGATCCAGCTCGACGACCTCGGCCTCAAGCGGCCGAGCCTCGACGACGTCTTCCTCAACCTCACCGGCCACCGGGCCGAACAGGCCGAGGGCAGCGAGCTTCAGGAGAAGGCCTCATGA
- a CDS encoding ABC transporter permease, with protein sequence MSTDTTVRATASGLARPEIRPTGLLRQSLAITRRNLIHIKRMPEMLMDVTVQPVMFVLLFAYVFGGSIAVHGSPAGYREWLMAGIMGQTIAFSSFVVAVGLTADIDKGIVDRMRSLPINPAAVLVGRSISSLMHSSIGILVMSVTGLFVGWRVRDGLPHAVLAYLLLLMWGFAMIWVGILVGSAMRSVESVNGLMFTTMFPITFLANTFAPTGNMPHWLRVIAEWNPISSLVQAVRQLWGNDQPVPADAQLPLHHPILTTLIWTVGLTVILAPLAIRAFQRRVHQ encoded by the coding sequence ATGAGCACCGACACCACCGTCCGCGCCACGGCCAGTGGCCTGGCCCGACCCGAGATCCGCCCGACCGGCCTGCTGCGCCAGTCGCTGGCGATCACGCGACGCAACCTGATCCACATCAAGCGGATGCCCGAGATGCTGATGGACGTCACCGTCCAGCCGGTGATGTTCGTGCTGCTGTTCGCGTACGTCTTCGGCGGCTCCATCGCCGTCCACGGCTCCCCGGCGGGTTACCGCGAGTGGCTGATGGCCGGGATCATGGGCCAGACGATCGCCTTCTCCTCGTTCGTCGTGGCGGTCGGGCTCACCGCCGACATCGACAAGGGCATCGTCGACCGCATGCGGTCGCTGCCGATCAACCCCGCAGCCGTGCTGGTCGGCCGGAGCATCTCCAGCCTCATGCACTCGAGCATCGGCATCCTCGTCATGTCCGTCACCGGCCTCTTCGTCGGGTGGCGGGTCCGCGACGGCCTGCCGCATGCGGTCCTGGCCTACCTGCTGTTGCTCATGTGGGGCTTCGCGATGATCTGGGTCGGGATCCTGGTCGGGTCCGCGATGCGCTCGGTCGAGTCGGTCAACGGCCTGATGTTCACCACGATGTTCCCGATCACGTTCCTGGCGAACACGTTCGCGCCGACCGGGAACATGCCGCACTGGCTGCGCGTCATCGCCGAGTGGAACCCCATCTCGTCGCTGGTCCAGGCGGTTCGACAGCTGTGGGGCAACGACCAACCGGTGCCTGCCGACGCCCAGCTGCCGCTGCACCATCCGATCCTGACAACCCTGATCTGGACGGTCGGGCTCACCGTCATCCTCGCGCCACTGGCGATCCGGGCGTTCCAGCGGAGGGTGCACCAGTAG
- the ilvA gene encoding threonine ammonia-lyase, with amino-acid sequence MGEGLACAHGITVAVRFRRRHPRCARPAQRSRPSHPLEYSRALADRVGTEVYLKCENLQRAGSFKIRGAYTRMARLSEEEKARGVVAASAGNHAQGVALAGQLLGIDVKVYMPHGAPMPKLTATRAYGATIEQIGTTIDECLVKAREWEAQTGAVLIHPFDHADIVAGQGTAGLEILDQCPDVKTIVVSAGGGGLLSGIAVAVKASRPDVRIVGVQAEQAAAYPLSLAAGKPVAFENMQTMADGIAVGMPGDVPFALVRDLVDGVETVSEEALSRALLFLLERAKLVVEPAGAAAVAHLLERAGQRLEGPVVAVLSGGNIDPLLLLRILRHGMAAAGRYLQFRVRVSDRPGHLAKLLADCAAVDANVLEVEHIRTGTTITVDEVEIGLQLETRGPQHCEEVLRTLRGKGYQLKFS; translated from the coding sequence ATGGGCGAGGGACTAGCCTGCGCCCATGGCATCACCGTCGCTGTCCGTTTCCGTCGACGACATCCGCGCTGCGCAAGACCTGCTCAGCGGAGTCGTCCGTCCCACCCCCTCGAGTACAGCCGGGCCCTCGCCGACCGCGTCGGCACCGAGGTCTACCTCAAGTGCGAGAACCTCCAACGCGCTGGCTCCTTCAAGATCCGTGGCGCCTACACCCGCATGGCCCGGCTCTCCGAGGAGGAGAAGGCACGTGGCGTCGTCGCGGCGAGCGCGGGCAACCACGCCCAGGGGGTGGCCCTGGCCGGGCAGCTCCTCGGCATCGACGTCAAGGTCTACATGCCCCATGGCGCGCCGATGCCCAAGCTGACGGCGACCCGGGCCTACGGCGCCACGATCGAGCAGATCGGCACCACGATCGACGAGTGCCTGGTGAAGGCGCGCGAGTGGGAGGCGCAGACGGGAGCCGTGCTGATCCATCCCTTCGACCACGCCGACATCGTCGCGGGCCAGGGCACGGCCGGCCTGGAGATCCTCGACCAGTGCCCCGACGTCAAGACCATCGTCGTGAGCGCGGGCGGCGGCGGACTGCTGTCCGGCATCGCGGTGGCGGTCAAGGCCTCGCGTCCTGATGTCAGGATCGTCGGCGTGCAGGCGGAGCAGGCCGCCGCCTATCCGCTCTCGCTCGCCGCGGGCAAGCCCGTGGCGTTCGAGAACATGCAGACCATGGCTGACGGCATCGCCGTGGGTATGCCGGGCGACGTGCCGTTCGCTCTGGTCCGCGATCTCGTCGACGGCGTCGAGACGGTCAGCGAAGAGGCGCTCTCCCGGGCGCTGTTGTTCCTGCTCGAGCGGGCCAAGCTCGTCGTGGAGCCGGCCGGGGCGGCTGCCGTGGCCCACCTGCTCGAGCGCGCTGGCCAGCGGCTCGAGGGTCCCGTGGTCGCCGTGCTCTCCGGTGGAAACATCGACCCCCTGCTGCTGCTGCGCATCCTGCGGCACGGCATGGCCGCGGCCGGGCGCTACCTGCAGTTCCGGGTGCGGGTGTCCGACCGTCCCGGACACCTGGCCAAGCTGCTGGCCGACTGCGCCGCCGTGGACGCCAACGTCCTCGAGGTCGAGCACATCCGCACCGGCACCACCATCACGGTCGACGAGGTCGAGATCGGCCTGCAGCTCGAGACCCGCGGTCCCCAGCACTGCGAAGAGGTGCTGCGCACCCTCCGCGGCAAGGGGTACCAGCTCAAGTTCAGCTGA
- the greA gene encoding transcription elongation factor GreA — MSDTATPTASYLTQEAFDRLKAELDQLSGEGRTEIAKKIEAARDEGDLKENGGYHAAKEEQGKMEARIRQLTQLLENATVGEAPADNGVVTPGMVVTVEMFGDEMEFLLGSREIADGSDLEVYSEKSPLGAAIAGKKIGDAATYHVPNGKTIKVTVKAAKPYVP; from the coding sequence GTGAGCGACACCGCGACCCCCACCGCGAGCTATCTGACCCAGGAGGCCTTCGACCGTCTGAAGGCCGAGCTGGACCAGCTCTCCGGCGAAGGCCGCACGGAGATCGCCAAGAAGATCGAGGCGGCCCGTGACGAGGGCGACCTCAAGGAGAACGGCGGCTACCACGCAGCCAAGGAGGAGCAGGGCAAGATGGAAGCCCGCATCCGCCAGCTGACCCAGCTGCTCGAGAACGCCACCGTGGGCGAGGCCCCGGCCGACAACGGGGTCGTCACCCCGGGCATGGTCGTCACGGTCGAGATGTTCGGCGACGAGATGGAGTTCCTGCTGGGCTCGCGCGAGATCGCCGATGGCTCCGACCTCGAGGTCTACAGCGAGAAGTCCCCGCTGGGCGCGGCCATCGCCGGCAAGAAGATCGGCGACGCCGCGACCTACCACGTGCCCAACGGCAAGACCATCAAGGTCACCGTGAAGGCCGCGAAGCCCTACGTGCCCTGA
- a CDS encoding DUF4307 domain-containing protein → MPLPRPAPGTGKWWVVGIIGCTIGVALATWLGLANTLGQVTWTDTGYKVIDDRSVRVDFDVHRQSGQAVTCRVHALDRTFAVVGVVDVAVPATAAPSVHRQVLVRTASRAVTGVVETCSPTP, encoded by the coding sequence ATGCCACTCCCCCGCCCCGCCCCCGGCACCGGGAAGTGGTGGGTCGTCGGCATCATCGGCTGCACGATCGGGGTCGCGCTCGCCACTTGGCTCGGCCTGGCGAACACCCTCGGCCAGGTCACCTGGACCGACACCGGCTACAAGGTCATCGACGACCGGTCGGTCCGCGTCGACTTCGACGTCCACCGCCAGTCCGGTCAGGCGGTCACCTGCCGGGTGCACGCGCTGGACCGGACCTTCGCCGTCGTGGGCGTGGTCGACGTCGCCGTGCCCGCCACGGCCGCGCCCTCCGTGCACCGACAGGTGCTCGTGCGCACCGCCTCGCGGGCCGTGACGGGAGTCGTCGAGACCTGCTCACCCACGCCCTGA
- the mca gene encoding mycothiol conjugate amidase Mca, whose protein sequence is MADRLRLMAVHAHPDDESSKGAATMAKYVAAGRDVLVVSCTGGERGDVLNPRLKDDPHIARDLPRVRREEMQRAQEILGVQHTWLGFVDSGLPEGDPLPPLPDGCFGLEPLDVTTEALVREIRRFRPHVMTTYDEIGGYPHPDHIMCHRVSMAAFDAAGDPAAYPHAGEPWQPLKIYYHQTFTKDRIVAFHEALTALGEESPYAEWLENWGDRPARTITTRVPCADYFDQRDQALLAHATQVDPDGPWFKVPRDLQAKAWPTEDYEAALSYVPIEPVEDDLFAGVTEVVAADALATRRDLEIAYDGRKGATV, encoded by the coding sequence GTGGCTGACCGTTTGCGGCTCATGGCAGTGCACGCGCACCCCGACGACGAGTCGAGCAAGGGGGCGGCGACGATGGCCAAGTACGTCGCCGCAGGGCGCGACGTGCTCGTCGTGTCGTGCACCGGGGGCGAGCGCGGCGACGTCCTCAACCCCCGGCTCAAGGACGACCCGCACATCGCCCGCGACCTGCCCCGGGTGCGGCGCGAGGAGATGCAGCGCGCCCAGGAGATCCTGGGGGTCCAGCACACCTGGCTCGGTTTCGTCGACTCAGGACTGCCTGAGGGCGACCCGCTGCCGCCACTGCCCGACGGGTGCTTCGGGCTCGAGCCGCTCGACGTCACCACCGAGGCGCTGGTCCGCGAGATCCGCCGGTTCCGACCCCACGTGATGACGACCTATGACGAGATCGGTGGTTACCCGCACCCCGACCACATCATGTGCCACCGGGTGTCGATGGCGGCGTTCGATGCCGCGGGTGACCCCGCGGCATACCCCCATGCGGGTGAGCCCTGGCAGCCCTTGAAGATCTACTACCACCAGACCTTCACCAAGGACCGGATCGTCGCCTTCCACGAGGCCCTCACCGCGCTGGGCGAGGAGAGCCCGTATGCCGAGTGGCTCGAGAACTGGGGCGACCGCCCGGCCCGGACCATCACCACGCGCGTCCCGTGCGCCGACTACTTCGACCAACGGGACCAGGCACTGCTCGCCCACGCGACCCAGGTCGACCCCGACGGGCCCTGGTTCAAGGTGCCGCGTGACCTGCAGGCCAAGGCCTGGCCGACGGAGGACTACGAGGCCGCGCTGTCCTACGTCCCGATCGAGCCGGTCGAGGACGACCTGTTCGCGGGCGTCACCGAGGTGGTTGCTGCTGACGCGCTCGCGACCCGCCGGGACCTCGAGATCGCCTATGACGGCCGCAAGGGAGCGACGGTGTGA
- a CDS encoding VOC family protein, with protein sequence MSGRIVHFEIPFDDGDRARAFYSGLFGWDVQSYPGMDYTMVSTGPTGDQGPTEPGFINGGMGPRAEGFATPTVVIDVDDIEATLTEVESKGGAVLMGKRPVAEMGWTAYFTDPEGNVIGLWETNRAQ encoded by the coding sequence ATGAGCGGTCGCATCGTCCACTTCGAGATCCCGTTCGACGACGGTGACCGCGCGCGGGCGTTCTACTCGGGCCTGTTCGGCTGGGACGTGCAGTCCTACCCGGGCATGGATTACACGATGGTCTCCACCGGCCCGACCGGCGACCAGGGGCCGACCGAGCCGGGCTTCATCAACGGTGGGATGGGTCCGCGGGCGGAGGGCTTCGCCACACCGACCGTCGTGATCGATGTCGACGACATCGAGGCGACCCTGACCGAGGTGGAGTCCAAGGGCGGGGCCGTCCTGATGGGCAAGCGGCCCGTCGCCGAGATGGGCTGGACCGCCTACTTCACCGACCCCGAGGGCAACGTCATCGGTCTCTGGGAGACGAACCGCGCGCAGTGA
- a CDS encoding hemolysin III family protein gives MTTTHGADVPHSEQGPIETVVAAVKPHLRGWLHAGMVPLAVAAGIVLIALAPTTSGRIAAAVFSVTAWLLFGTSAVYHRGNWSPRVAGILKRMDHSNIFLIIAGTYTPFALLLPPHDARTMLLIVWIGAAAGVLFRVCWVGAPRWLYTPVYVALGWVSVFYLGPMLHFGGPAIVTLIAVGGLLYTVGALVYGIKRPNPSPRWFGFHEIFHTLTVAAFTVHYIAASMTVYGHHPIS, from the coding sequence ATGACCACGACCCACGGAGCTGACGTCCCGCACTCGGAGCAGGGACCCATCGAGACCGTCGTCGCCGCCGTCAAGCCCCACCTGCGTGGCTGGCTGCATGCCGGCATGGTCCCCCTCGCCGTCGCTGCGGGCATCGTCCTCATCGCCCTGGCCCCCACCACGTCGGGCCGGATCGCCGCAGCCGTGTTCTCGGTCACCGCGTGGCTGTTGTTCGGCACCTCCGCCGTGTACCACCGGGGCAACTGGTCACCGAGGGTCGCCGGGATCCTCAAGCGGATGGACCACTCGAACATCTTCCTCATCATCGCCGGCACGTACACGCCGTTCGCGCTGCTGCTGCCGCCCCACGATGCCCGCACGATGTTGCTCATCGTGTGGATCGGCGCGGCGGCCGGCGTGCTGTTCCGGGTGTGCTGGGTCGGCGCTCCACGCTGGCTCTACACGCCGGTCTACGTCGCCCTCGGCTGGGTGTCGGTGTTCTACCTCGGCCCGATGCTGCACTTCGGTGGACCGGCGATCGTCACCCTGATCGCGGTCGGCGGCCTGCTCTACACCGTCGGTGCGCTCGTCTACGGCATCAAGCGGCCGAACCCCTCACCGCGCTGGTTCGGGTTCCACGAGATCTTCCACACGCTCACCGTCGCGGCCTTCACGGTGCACTACATCGCCGCGTCGATGACCGTGTACGGGCACCACCCGATCAGCTGA